A DNA window from Aspergillus nidulans FGSC A4 chromosome I contains the following coding sequences:
- a CDS encoding putative mitochondrial inner membrane protease subunit 1 (transcript_id=CADANIAT00007639) has product MPSKAESLFRSLLRHSTPRHVLRSLYFGTGAFCAAALFWENVLMFQLAEGPSMYPTFNPRGDYLLVSRLHKHGRGIEVGDVVRFYHPSFLGMHGAKRVIGLPGDFVCRDHPLSTDVGGSGEMIRVPEGHVYVCGDNLPWSRDSRTFGPLPMGLINGKVIARIWPLSKVQWVTNTLKPVEAAE; this is encoded by the exons ATGCCGTCAAAAGCAGAATCTCTCTTCCGCTCCCTCCTCCGACACTCAACACCCCGACACGTTCTTCGAAGCCTCTACTTCGGAACAGGCGCATTCTGCGCCGCCGCCCTATTCTGGGAGAATGTATTGATGTTCCAACTAGCGGAGGGGCCGTCCATGTATCCGACATTCAACCCGCGGGGGGACTACCTTCTTGTTTCGAGACTGCACAAACACGGGCGCGGAATTGAGGTAGGCGATGTGGTGCGTTTCTATCACCCGAGCTTCTTGGGCATGCATGGCGCAAAGAGGGTTATCGGTTTACCGGGGGATTTTGTTTGTCGGGATCACCCGCTCAGTACTGATGTTGGGGGGAGTGGAGAGATGATCAGA GTACCGGAAGGACATGTTTACGTGTGCGGAGACAACCTGCCGTGGTCGAGGGATTCGAGGACCTTTGGCCCATTGCCGATGGGATTGATTAATGGGAAGGTTATTGCAAGGATTTGGCCGTTGTCCAAGGTACAGTGGGTGACAAATACCTTGAAGCCTGTTGAGGCTGCGGAATGA
- a CDS encoding mitochondrial 54S ribosomal protein YmL35 (transcript_id=CADANIAT00007640), translating into MAHCERASRPIIQCLSKSSIRGISSVQLQTRAFQTTAAVQEEAQTEAKSQPFYKAPDPALVSSPRLERRLMRQGILPIGSRRRRAALQTTDSLPFEQLPYQCFQEARKVLIADREEKLKEIATTSEKIAKIQALPEEEQTKHSTYARLRALEVHLDRLKVLADINDPLVKKKFEDGQGDMSKPIYRYLADQKWREYRRKILVQRITQMKVIPDVLPHCDPIVDTKLYFGRKAVPPGEFVNSQVSSVPPKLDIQVFDGENRLVTIAVVDSDVPNVEKDSFDYMMHYLAVNIPISALNTKVDLSQLSTESQVVLPWLPPVAQKGSPYHRLSLFVMEQKDNKPLDFAAVKAKETDRLNKLLRTLQARYHLKPIGAHLFRTIWDDDTRDVMKEIGFPLADMELRRKRSEALPYKRRNPSTFR; encoded by the exons ATGGCCCATTGTGAGCGGGCCTCCAGGCCCATCATCCAATGCCTTTCGAAATCCTCAATTAGAGGCATATCCAGCGTCCAGCTGCAGACGCGCGCCTTCCAGACCACAGCTGCTGTCCAGGAGGAAGCCCAGACCGAAGCGAAGAGCCAGCCCTTCTACAAAGCGCCCGACCCAGCTCTTGTGTCAAGCCCGCGTTTGGAGCGAAGGTTGATGCGCCAGGGTATTCTACCGATCGGGTCTCGTCGACGTCGTGCCGCGTTGCAAACAACAGACAGTTTGCCTTTCGAACAGCTACCATATCAATGCTTCCAGGAGGCACGGAAGGTTCTGATTGCGGACCGGGAGGAGAAGTTGAAGGAAATTGCAACAACCAGTGAGAAGATCGCTAAGATTCAGGCGCTgccggaagaagagcaaacAAAACACTCCACCTATGCTCGACTGCGCGCGCTGGAGGTACATCTTGATAGACTTAAGGTTCTCGCGGACATCAATGACCCCCTcgtgaagaagaagtttgaGGATGGGCAGG GTGACATGAGCAAACCTATCTACCGCTACCTCGCCGATCAGAAATGGAGAGAGTATCGCCGCAAGATTCTCGTTCAACGAATTACCCAGATGAAGGTCATTCCTGATGTCCTTCCCCATTGCGACCCGATAGTCGACACTAAACTGTACTTCGGCCGAAAAGCTGTACCACCTGGAGAGTTTGTAAACTCTCAGGTTAGCAGTGTCCCTCCCAAACTCGACATCCAGGTATTCGACGGTGAAAACAGGCTGGTAACAATTGCCGTCGTGGATTCGGATGTTCCCAACGTCGAAAAGGACAGCTTCGACTATATGATGCACTACCTTGCCGTCAACATCCCAATCTCTGCTCTGAACACCAAGGTTGACCTCTCTCAGCTGTCGACGGAGTCTCAGGTTGTTCTACCTTGGCTTCCCCCTGTTGCTCAGAAGGGCAGCCCGTACCACCGCTTGTCCCTTTTCGTCATGGAGCAGAAAGACAACAAGCCTTTGGACTTTGCGGCCGTCAAGGCCAAGGAGACTGACCGCCTTAACAAGCTTCTCCGCACTTTACAAGCACGGTACCACCTCAAGCCCATTGGAGCGCACCTGTTCCGAACAATCTGGGATGACGACACCCGCGATGTCATGAAGGAGATTGGCTTCCCTCTTGCAGACATGGAACTCCGGCGCAAGAGAAGCGAGGCCCTGCCTTATAAGAGGAGAAACCCTTCCACCTTCCGGTAA
- a CDS encoding mitochondrial 54S ribosomal protein YmL6 (transcript_id=CADANIAT00007641), translated as MAGSSAFGTFRWLSRSSRGLLSGTEATTQRCLSRSLATITEAPAVNVPPSREELLAKWAPKPVLATTYSFPTMEPVQFVEYARNHLMMPLRKDILHRAVVYEGDMTRQGTASTKWRGDVHGSNRKLYAQKGTGRARVGDKKSPIRRGGGVAFGPHPRDFSTELPRKIYDQAWRIALSYRYRRGQLIIIDNEIGIPEDATPYFIKEIFKFNRWGREFGRSTLITDRVHEELFETVRSVGEDAKILDRGDVDVKDLLETGRLIVEKRALDRILKEHSRDLNNKPAKATY; from the exons ATGGCGGGGAGCAGCGCTTTCGGCACTTTCAGATGGCTGTCTCGCAGCTCAAGGggtcttctttctggaacTGAAGCCACCACG CAGCGATGCCTCTCGCGATCTTTGGCTACGATTACAGAGGCTCCGGCAGTCAACGTGCCTCCTTCGAGAGAAGAACTTCTTGCCAAGTGGGCTCCTAAACCGGTTCTGGCGACTACCTACTCATTCCCTACAATGGAACCCGTCCAGTTCGTGGAATACGCCCGGAACCACCTCATGATGCCTCTCCGAAAAGATATCCTTCACCGCGCGGTCGTTTACGAGGGTGACATGACCCGACAAGGTACAGCAAGCACCAAGTGGAGGGGTGATGTACATGGAAGCAACCGGAAGCTGTACGCGCAAAAGGGTACTGGCCGGGCGCGTGTGGGTGACAAGAAGTCGCCAATTCGACGAGGTGGTGGTGTTGCCTTCGGTCCCCATCCGCGAGACTTCTCCACTGAGCTTCCCAGGAAGATCTACGACCAGGCCTGGCGTATTGCACTCAGCTACCGATACAGGCGAGGTCAGCTCATCATTATTGACAACGAGATTGGCATTCCGGAAGACGCTACGCCATATTTTATCAAGGAGATCTTTAAGTTTAACCGCTGGGGGCGGGAGTTTGGGCGATCGACTCTGATTACAGACAGAGTGCACGAGGAGCTGTTCGAAACTGTGCGTTCGGTAGGAGAGGACGCAAAAATCCTCGACCGTGGAGATGTTGACGTGAAGGATTTGCTGGAGACCGGCCGATTGATCGTGGAGAAGAGGGCATTGGATCGCATTCTGAAGGAGCACTCGCGGGATTTGAACAACAAACCCGCGAAGGCTACATATTGA
- a CDS encoding mitochondrial 37S ribosomal mS47 domain-containing protein (transcript_id=CADANIAT00007642) codes for MLLRRSLPRSTPSSWFSRISPASTMPLRAKVTNPGFAATSNMSTASNPDIPKAQHGDEPDDVLFNSLFGVRLVELNRPKKLNSLNGSMVRKILPRLKEWEKSQLANIIMVAGAGTKALCAGGDVAALALQNEKGPEGQQASTDFFGLEYKLDHVIATYSKPFISVMDGITMGGGVGLSVHAPFRIATERTVFAMPETTIGFFPDVGGSFFLPRLDGEIGTYLALTSARLTGVQALYAGIATHYFDSSVLGNLTQRLSELVFRDSATLQERLDLINRTMAEFATGLPEEPQLAGQLRSAIDRCFRHDTVEQIMKALEREKKCKKWAQETLETMSQRSPTSLKVALRQMRVGQAWGIRETFQREYEIAARFMQHPDFVEGVKARLMSKPPRQASWQPATLAEVSEKDVDEFFKIPQGKERIQLLSQENWRSYPHSYGLPSEKAIEKFIREADPKSRASKGEVIEHFVKEFEHKEGVKEKVAEVLARKTTKSAEGLIWQGEGAETDGQ; via the exons ATGTTACTCCGACGCAGCTTACCCCGGTCAACGCCGTCGAGCTGGTTCTCGCGGATATCCCCAGCCAGCACCATGCCTCTTCGCGCAAAAGTGACGAACCCAGGTTTCGCGGCGACTTCTAAT ATGTCGACCGCATCCAACCCAGATATCCCCAAAGCTCAACACGGAGACGAGCCCGACGATGTCCTCTTCAATTCCCTATTCGGAGTGCGACTGGTGGAGCTCAacaggccaaagaagctTAACTCGTTGAACGGCTCGATGGTCAGGAAGATTCTTCCACGCCTCAAG GAATGGGAAAAATCTCAACTTGCCAACATCATCATGGTCGCTGGGGCCGGCACGAAGGCTCTCTGTGCCGGCGGTGACGTGGCTGCTCTTGCACTACAGAACGAAAAGGGCCCCGAGGGACAACAGGCATCGACAGACTTCTTCGGTCTCGAATACAAGCTCGACCATGTCATCGCAACCTACTCGAAACCCTTCATCTCCGTCATGGACGGCATTACCATGGGCGGAGGCGTTGGACTAAGTGTTCACGCGCCATTCCGCATCGCGACCGAACGCACTGTCTTCGCCATGCCCGAAACGACCATCGGCTTCTTCCCCGACGTCGGCGGCTCTTTTTTCCTCCCCCGTCTCGACGGCGAGATTGGCACCTATCTGGCCCTAACATCGGCACGCCTGACCGGTGTTCAGGCGCTGTATGCTGGCATTGCTACACACTACTTTGACTCTAGCGTTTTGGGCAATCTGACACAGCGTCTGTCGGAATTGGTCTTCCGCGACAGTGCTACTCTCCAGGAGCGGCTAGACCTGATCAACCGCACAATGGCCGAGTTCGCGACAGGTCTTCCTGAGGAACCCCAACTGGCTGGCCAGCTGCGTAGCGCAATTGACCGATGCTTCCGCCACGATACGGTGGAGCAGATTATGAAGGCCTTagagcgggagaagaagtgCAAAAAGTGGGCACAAGAAACGTTAGAGACCATGTCGCAGCGGTCGCCGACCTCCCTCAAGGTTGCTCTGCGCCAAATGCGTGTGGGCCAGGCATGGGGCATCCGCGAGACGTTCCAGCGTGAGTACGAGATTGCTGCACGATTCATGCAGCACCCCGACTTCGTCGAGGGCGTCAAGGCACGTCTCATGTCGAAGCCGCCCCGCCAGGCGTCGTGGCAGCCTGCAACTCTTGCCGAGGTCTCTGAGAAGGACGTGGATGAGTTTTTCAAGATCCCGCAAGGCAAGGAGCGTATCCAACTTTTGAGCCAGGAGAACTGGCGCTCTTACCCACACTCCTATGGTCTCCCTTCTGAAAAGGCCATCGAGAAATTCATTCGGGAAGCCGACCCGAAGTCAAGGGCTTCGAAGGGCGAGGTTATCGAGCATTTCGTGAAGGAGTTTGAACACAAGGAAGGcgtcaaggagaaggttgCCGAGGTGCTGGCTAGAAAGACCACTAAATCCGCCGAGGGCCTCATTTGGCAAGGTGAGGGTGCTGAGACGGATGGTCAGTAG